A genomic stretch from Synergistaceae bacterium DZ-S4 includes:
- a CDS encoding YgiQ family radical SAM protein, producing the protein MEKDKPKVKEARDSFLPVNREDMERRGWDSLDFLVVSGDAYVDHPSFGHAIISRWLERMGFRVGIAAQPDWRSTEDFSKMGRPRLGVMVTAGNLDSMLNHYTASGKKRKTDPYSPGGRGGMRPDRATIVYCNRIREQWKDIPLVIGGIEASLRRMAHYDCWADDVRRSILTDSRADLLVFGMGEIPVTEIARHLSEGRDPGEIKDVPGTCWKTHDPSNAADALVLPSYEEVRADKKVFAKAFKTFYIEQNHARGSRLIQDQGAWHVVQNRPARPMTEKEMDKVYSLPYARAAHPSYDEAGGVPALEEVRFSITSHRGCFGECSFCAIAMHQGRIIQTRSDNSVIEEARSFKKMKDFKGYIHDVGGPTANFVIPSCPDQEKKGTCAGKSCLYPGPCKRLRADHSRYIGLLRKMREIPGIKKVFIRSGLRYDYILEDSTTDFLDELCRYHISGQLKIAPEHVSPSVLRAMKKVPRNVTVKFIDAYRQKNRELGMKQFLVPYFMSSHPGSGLNEAVELAEYIRDSGMRPEQVQDFTPTPGSVSTCMYWTGTDPLTGEDVYVPKDHEERKMQRALLQYWVAENAETVRKALLKAGRPDLIGSGQKCLVRERAAVRRMVK; encoded by the coding sequence TTGGAAAAAGATAAACCGAAAGTAAAAGAGGCCAGGGACAGTTTTTTGCCTGTGAACAGGGAGGACATGGAAAGACGGGGCTGGGACAGCCTTGATTTTCTTGTCGTATCGGGTGATGCATACGTTGACCACCCAAGCTTCGGCCACGCGATCATCTCAAGATGGCTCGAAAGGATGGGGTTCAGGGTAGGCATAGCTGCCCAGCCTGACTGGAGAAGCACCGAAGATTTCAGCAAAATGGGGCGTCCCCGACTGGGCGTCATGGTCACCGCGGGCAATCTTGATTCGATGCTGAACCATTACACAGCTTCGGGCAAGAAGAGAAAAACCGACCCTTACTCTCCCGGAGGAAGGGGCGGCATGCGTCCTGACAGGGCAACGATAGTTTACTGCAACAGGATAAGGGAACAATGGAAGGATATCCCCCTGGTGATCGGTGGGATCGAAGCCAGCCTTCGCAGGATGGCCCACTATGACTGCTGGGCCGACGACGTGAGGAGATCGATACTGACCGACAGCAGGGCAGACCTGCTGGTCTTCGGAATGGGAGAAATTCCCGTCACGGAGATAGCAAGACATCTTTCCGAGGGGCGCGACCCGGGCGAGATAAAAGATGTTCCCGGGACATGCTGGAAGACACACGATCCGTCAAATGCCGCTGATGCCCTGGTACTTCCCTCATATGAAGAAGTAAGGGCCGATAAGAAAGTTTTCGCGAAGGCTTTCAAGACGTTCTATATCGAGCAGAACCACGCAAGGGGAAGCAGGCTGATACAGGATCAGGGAGCATGGCATGTTGTCCAGAACAGGCCTGCGAGGCCTATGACCGAGAAAGAGATGGATAAGGTCTACAGCCTTCCCTATGCAAGAGCTGCCCATCCCTCCTATGATGAAGCAGGCGGTGTGCCGGCGCTTGAGGAAGTCCGTTTCAGCATCACAAGCCACAGGGGGTGCTTCGGAGAATGCTCTTTCTGTGCGATAGCGATGCACCAGGGGAGGATCATACAGACCAGGAGCGATAATTCGGTGATCGAAGAGGCCCGGTCATTTAAAAAGATGAAGGATTTCAAAGGTTATATCCATGATGTCGGCGGACCTACAGCCAACTTTGTCATCCCCTCATGCCCCGATCAGGAAAAGAAGGGTACATGTGCGGGCAAGTCATGTCTTTATCCCGGACCGTGCAAAAGACTCAGGGCGGACCATTCCCGTTATATCGGCCTTCTGAGGAAGATGAGGGAGATCCCAGGAATAAAAAAGGTCTTCATCCGCTCAGGCCTCAGGTACGACTATATCCTCGAGGACAGCACCACGGATTTTCTTGATGAGCTTTGCAGATACCACATCAGCGGACAGCTCAAGATAGCGCCGGAGCATGTGAGCCCATCTGTGCTGAGGGCTATGAAGAAAGTCCCCCGCAATGTGACGGTAAAGTTCATTGACGCATACAGGCAGAAAAACAGGGAACTTGGCATGAAGCAGTTTCTGGTACCTTACTTCATGTCTTCCCATCCCGGATCCGGGCTGAATGAAGCTGTGGAGCTGGCGGAGTATATCCGTGACAGCGGAATGCGGCCCGAGCAGGTCCAGGATTTCACACCCACCCCGGGCTCGGTTTCGACATGCATGTACTGGACGGGTACAGATCCCCTGACCGGTGAAGATGTCTATGTTCCGAAAGATCATGAGGAACGGAAGATGCAGAGGGCTCTGCTGCAGTACTGGGTGGCTGAAAATGCGGAGACCGTCAGAAAGGCCCTGCTGAAAGCG